Within Runella rosea, the genomic segment TCCGCCTTGATTTGATTGCGTACTTTCAGGGTCAATTCGTCACGGAAATCATTAATCGTTGGATTGTCTTTGTCCGACTTTCCAGTCAACATGGCCACAACATATTGCTCGTCTGTTTCAAAAACGGGGGATGCCTGATTTTCGTTGGTATCTTCGTTGAACGCCCAACGTACAATCTCACGCGCATTTTGCATGGTGTTGATGTTGGTTGCCGACTCAGGAATACGGTTTGCAGTCTGTACAATCAATGACTTATCTTTCTTTACTGACTCGTCAAAGGCCGCTTTTGATTTTGACTCAATCGAGAATTGATCCGCTTTGGCATAAATGGCATCTCTCGTGGTTTGGCTAGGAGTCATCGTTTTACCAATAGCAGCGATTTTGTACAACACATTGGTTTTGGGTTCCGTTACCTTAATGATGTGGAATCCAAAATCGGTTTCAACCAATCGTCCAATCAAGCCCGTACCGCTCATGGCAAAAACTGCATCACTAAATGGTTTCACCATGGCTCCCTGACGGAAGTAACCAAGGTCACCACCGCGCTGGGCGGAGCTTTGGTCGGCGCTGTTAGCTGCCGCCAATTGTTCAAAATTAGCGCCACCCTGCAATTGTTTCAACAAATCATTGGCTTTGGTACGTGCCTCTGCTTTTGCCGAATCGCTCGTACCTTGGGTACGAATCAAAATGTGACTTGCTTTTACGGTATAGGCTGTATCCAATTTTGTACCGCCGTACTTATAGATAAAGTAAGTGTTCCCTTCGCGGTAAGGACCATTCACACTTCCTGGAATAAAGCTCTTAACAGCGCCTTTCAATTGATCGGTCATTTCAGAAAGCGACCAATATAATTTTGTAGGGACGTCAGAGTTAATGCGGGCGTAAGTTGAATCATTAGGTGCAGTAGCTAAACCACGCGCCAATTCCTTAATTCTATTGTATAACTCCGTACTGTCGTCTTTGGTAGGAACAATCGGAAACGTTACGTATTGAATGGTGCGTGAATCGAAACCTTTGTATTCGTCTTTGTGCTTAGCAAGATAATCTTCCAATTGCGTATCCGTCACTTTCACGGTTGTGTCAGTTACTGAATAAAACGGTACAAACAAATACTTCAGCGTAGCTTTGGTAGTTTGAGCTTGGTATTCTTTTTCAGCTTCGGCGCGCGTTACGTAAGTTCCTACGCGAAATAGGTTTTCGTATTTTTGACGTACACGATCTTGGGCTAGGCTTTTTTCAAAATTTTGCCACGCCTGTTGTTGCTCAGGAGGCAGATTTTTAAGGTTTTTCAAATAACTGATGACCGATGTTTTGTCAAAAACACCCGTTTGGGGATTGGTGAATGATTGTTGGATGGCGGGGCTTATGTTGTTTCCCTGAACCATATCTACCAGCTCATCATTGCTTACTTTTAATCCCAATTCATCATACTCTTTTTTGTACGCAAAATCAACTATGTATTGATTCCATACCTGTTCCCGCAGTGATTGTTGTTCGGCTTCAGAAGCTGCGCGACCGCTTTGTGCTTCAAAAGCCTGACGGGCTTGGTCTAATTTGAGTTGAAAATCTTTGTAGTCGATGGTTTCTCCTGCAATTTCACCTACTGCCTGACTGTTGCCCCCAAACATACTTTGGGCTCCTAAAATGTCACCTCCAACAATAAAGAGGATTAAACTAACGGCAATGATCAAAACGGCTACACCTGATCGTTCCCTGATTTTGTTGATTAACGCCATAGTTGCGTGCGCGTTATTTGAGTTAAAAGTTAATTGTTATAGTTAAGTTGTCATTTAGGAAATGAATGCTTCCCGAAAATTGACC encodes:
- a CDS encoding peptidylprolyl isomerase encodes the protein MALINKIRERSGVAVLIIAVSLILFIVGGDILGAQSMFGGNSQAVGEIAGETIDYKDFQLKLDQARQAFEAQSGRAASEAEQQSLREQVWNQYIVDFAYKKEYDELGLKVSNDELVDMVQGNNISPAIQQSFTNPQTGVFDKTSVISYLKNLKNLPPEQQQAWQNFEKSLAQDRVRQKYENLFRVGTYVTRAEAEKEYQAQTTKATLKYLFVPFYSVTDTTVKVTDTQLEDYLAKHKDEYKGFDSRTIQYVTFPIVPTKDDSTELYNRIKELARGLATAPNDSTYARINSDVPTKLYWSLSEMTDQLKGAVKSFIPGSVNGPYREGNTYFIYKYGGTKLDTAYTVKASHILIRTQGTSDSAKAEARTKANDLLKQLQGGANFEQLAAANSADQSSAQRGGDLGYFRQGAMVKPFSDAVFAMSGTGLIGRLVETDFGFHIIKVTEPKTNVLYKIAAIGKTMTPSQTTRDAIYAKADQFSIESKSKAAFDESVKKDKSLIVQTANRIPESATNINTMQNAREIVRWAFNEDTNENQASPVFETDEQYVVAMLTGKSDKDNPTINDFRDELTLKVRNQIKAEQITKKLSGIQAPTLEAIAQKYGAGALVENANDISLATGFLTSAGLDPIALGKGFGLKPGKKTKVFTGENGVFIMEQVSSTPAPAIGDYSMYKANLQSKSFQASFLVNEAVRENAKVVDNRAKFF